Proteins encoded by one window of Lutibacter sp. A64:
- a CDS encoding S9 family peptidase, which yields MKKLLFVFIIVTSLATAQKQDITLNEIWNGTFSTERMNSLNSMDGDFYSLLNFDRASRSTTVDKYSYATLEKVETIVNSKDLSEIAFFESYDFNNDETKLLLGVETEPIYRRSSLGIFYVYDIASKKLQLIDEEKIQEPTFSPDSKKVAYAKNNNIYIKNLETNEVLQITSDGKKNFIINGICDWVYEEEFSFVRAFDWSADSKNIAFLRFDETEVPEFSMQLTGNNLYPTQQVFKYPKAGEKNAIVTLHLYNLESTNTSKITLDNYEYIPRIKWTNDANFLSVITLNRHQNNLNLYFINATDNSTKVVLNETDKAYIDVHDNLTFLNDNSFIWTSEKDGFNHIYHYSKAGKLINQITKGTWEVTNFYGINEKSKTVYYQSVEDGSINRTVYSIKLNGKNKQRLTNASGTNSASFSKNLNYFINTFTDVNTPAVYTLHNSKGKQLKEILNNNKLLKKLENYNLSKKEFFTIKTENGEFNAWMLKPSNFDANKKYPLFMTQYSGPGSQSVSNTWNSANDYWFQHLAQQGYIIVCVDGRGTGFKGADFKKSTYLNLVKYETIDQIDAAKELAKRSYIDENEIGIWGWSFGGHMSTNCLLKGNDVFKMAIAVAPVTSWRFYDTVYTERFLRTPQENPAGYDENSPINYADMLKGKFLLVHGSGDDNVHVQNTMRLSNALIAANKPFNQAIYPDRTHGIYRGKNTRLHLYNKMTIFIKKNLGN from the coding sequence ACAAATATAGTTACGCTACTTTAGAAAAAGTTGAAACCATAGTTAACAGCAAAGATTTAAGTGAAATTGCTTTTTTTGAAAGTTATGATTTTAACAACGATGAAACCAAATTGTTATTAGGTGTTGAAACCGAACCAATTTATAGAAGATCTAGTTTAGGTATTTTTTATGTGTATGACATCGCTTCTAAAAAATTGCAATTAATTGATGAAGAAAAAATACAAGAACCTACTTTTTCTCCAGATAGCAAAAAAGTTGCCTACGCAAAAAATAACAATATTTATATTAAAAATTTAGAAACAAATGAAGTGCTTCAAATAACTTCAGATGGTAAAAAGAATTTTATTATAAATGGTATTTGCGATTGGGTATACGAAGAAGAATTTTCTTTTGTGCGCGCTTTTGATTGGAGTGCAGATAGTAAAAATATTGCTTTTTTACGTTTTGATGAAACCGAAGTACCTGAGTTTTCTATGCAACTTACAGGTAATAATTTATACCCAACACAACAAGTTTTTAAATACCCCAAAGCTGGAGAAAAAAACGCAATTGTAACCTTACATCTTTATAATTTAGAGAGTACAAATACTTCAAAAATAACTTTAGACAATTACGAGTATATTCCACGTATAAAATGGACAAATGATGCTAATTTTTTAAGTGTTATAACATTAAATCGCCATCAAAATAATTTGAATTTATATTTTATAAATGCAACTGATAATTCAACCAAAGTTGTTTTAAATGAAACAGATAAAGCATATATTGATGTACACGATAATTTAACTTTTTTAAACGACAATAGTTTTATTTGGACTAGCGAAAAAGACGGTTTTAATCATATTTACCACTATTCTAAAGCAGGAAAACTAATCAACCAAATTACAAAAGGTACTTGGGAAGTGACTAATTTCTATGGAATTAACGAAAAATCAAAAACCGTTTACTACCAATCTGTTGAAGACGGCTCTATAAACAGAACAGTTTATTCTATAAAATTAAATGGAAAAAACAAACAACGTTTAACAAATGCTTCTGGTACAAATAGCGCTTCATTTAGTAAAAATTTAAATTACTTTATCAATACTTTTACCGATGTAAATACACCTGCTGTTTATACGCTTCATAATTCAAAAGGAAAACAGTTAAAAGAAATTTTAAACAACAATAAACTTTTAAAAAAATTAGAGAATTACAATTTATCTAAAAAAGAATTCTTCACTATAAAAACTGAAAATGGCGAATTTAATGCGTGGATGTTAAAACCATCTAATTTTGATGCTAACAAAAAATACCCATTATTTATGACTCAGTATTCGGGTCCTGGATCACAATCGGTTAGCAATACTTGGAACAGTGCAAACGACTATTGGTTTCAACATTTAGCACAACAAGGCTATATAATTGTTTGTGTAGATGGAAGAGGAACTGGTTTTAAAGGTGCAGATTTTAAAAAATCGACCTACTTAAACTTAGTAAAATACGAAACCATAGATCAGATTGATGCCGCTAAAGAATTAGCTAAAAGATCGTATATTGATGAAAATGAAATTGGAATTTGGGGATGGAGCTTTGGTGGACATATGAGTACCAATTGTTTATTAAAAGGAAACGATGTATTTAAAATGGCAATTGCTGTTGCACCTGTTACAAGCTGGCGTTTTTACGATACAGTTTATACCGAACGGTTTTTAAGAACTCCACAAGAAAACCCTGCTGGTTACGATGAAAATTCACCAATTAATTATGCAGATATGCTAAAAGGTAAATTTTTATTAGTTCACGGAAGTGGAGATGACAATGTACACGTACAAAATACAATGCGTTTAAGCAATGCTTTAATTGCTGCTAATAAACCTTTTAACCAAGCTATTTATCCTGATAGAACACACGGAATTTATAGAGGAAAAAACACAAGATTACATTTGTACAATAAAATGACTATTTTTATCAAAAAGAATTTAGGAAATTAG
- a CDS encoding peptide MFS transporter — protein sequence MNSNTLKTDPTHKQLFGHPVGLYVLFFTEMWERFSYYGMRAILVLYLVAKTNGDNAGLGWTNGEALSLYGTYTMLVYLMSIPGGWIADKFLGQKKSVLYGGLLLVAGHSILAIEEMWAFYTGLGLIIAGVGMLKPNISTMVGGLYQKGDIRRDKGFTIFYIGINVGAFLSSLIVGTVGEVYGWHYGFGLAGIGMALGLIQYMAGQKFLKSVGNFIGESSEEDKAAFNKPLTKIEKDRVIVLFISFLLVIVFWGSFEQAGGLLNIYASEKTNRILSFSLPFIGNEVPASWFQSLNAMFIIFLGTGVAAFWANRKLKGKISTSLFKMIIGLMIMGFGFFFMTAAAGQFEATGTSAMYWLVLAYLFHTVGELCLSPVALSYITKLAPAKYASLMMGIYFAMTGIGNKVAGLLGESAEDLGEYTVFTGIALFCLIFGLLVMVFRKKLESLTHGAEDDEHVITE from the coding sequence ATGAATAGCAATACTTTAAAAACAGATCCAACACATAAACAACTTTTTGGGCATCCAGTAGGACTGTATGTATTATTTTTTACTGAAATGTGGGAGCGATTTTCCTACTACGGAATGCGTGCAATTTTAGTACTTTATCTAGTTGCTAAAACCAATGGCGATAATGCCGGTTTAGGTTGGACAAATGGAGAAGCTTTATCACTTTACGGAACTTATACAATGCTTGTATACCTAATGTCTATTCCTGGTGGATGGATTGCTGATAAATTTTTAGGACAAAAAAAATCAGTACTATATGGAGGTTTGCTATTAGTAGCCGGACATAGTATATTGGCAATTGAAGAAATGTGGGCTTTTTATACAGGTTTAGGATTAATTATTGCCGGTGTGGGTATGCTAAAACCAAATATTTCTACAATGGTTGGTGGTTTATATCAAAAAGGAGATATTAGAAGAGATAAAGGATTTACCATTTTTTACATAGGAATTAATGTTGGTGCGTTTTTATCTAGTTTAATTGTTGGTACAGTTGGTGAAGTTTATGGATGGCATTATGGATTTGGATTAGCAGGTATTGGTATGGCTTTAGGTTTAATTCAATATATGGCTGGTCAAAAATTTTTAAAATCTGTTGGTAATTTTATAGGTGAATCTAGTGAAGAAGATAAAGCCGCTTTTAATAAACCTTTAACTAAAATAGAAAAAGATAGAGTAATTGTATTGTTCATTTCTTTTTTACTTGTAATTGTATTTTGGGGTTCATTTGAACAAGCTGGAGGTTTATTAAACATTTATGCTTCAGAAAAAACAAATAGAATACTATCATTCTCACTTCCATTTATTGGAAATGAAGTACCTGCATCTTGGTTTCAATCATTAAACGCAATGTTTATTATATTTTTAGGAACTGGTGTTGCTGCTTTTTGGGCAAATAGAAAATTAAAAGGAAAAATATCTACCTCTTTATTTAAAATGATTATAGGTTTAATGATAATGGGATTTGGTTTCTTTTTTATGACTGCAGCAGCAGGACAATTTGAAGCTACAGGGACTTCAGCTATGTACTGGTTAGTTTTAGCCTATTTATTTCATACTGTTGGAGAATTATGTCTTTCACCAGTTGCACTATCATACATTACAAAATTAGCACCTGCAAAATATGCTTCATTAATGATGGGGATATATTTTGCAATGACAGGTATTGGAAATAAAGTTGCCGGATTGTTAGGAGAATCTGCAGAAGATTTAGGTGAATACACCGTGTTTACAGGTATTGCACTTTTCTGTTTAATCTTTGGATTATTAGTAATGGTATTCCGTAAAAAACTTGAAAGTTTAACACACGGAGCAGAAGACGATGAACATGTGATCACCGAATAA
- a CDS encoding MFS transporter, producing MSTEKKSFVQTVGSFNKTFWLGSFMELMERWAWYGVFTLFALYLVGSTDKGGLGFNHIQKGNIMSDITALLYFLPIFTGVIADKIGYKLSLIISYTILIAGYLLMGEVNTYWAMYFVFLFVAIGAAMFKPVASAIITKSTNKSNGTLGFGIFYMMVNIGGFIGPASSSYLRSTYGWKLIFIQAAVVIGINLLLVLFFFKEPEREKTEKESFGAAIRTSLLKIWEAVKDTRLTVLLILMVGFWTMFNQLFYTLPNFIEDWVDSSALSTSISNFWPGLGNLLSENGQIKPEWFTNIDALMIVTLQMFVSYFVIKMRHVSAMIRGFIIAAIGIGITFYTNNVMFTVLGTMIFAVGEMTTNPTFSSFIALISPKGKEALYQGTYFLPVAAGNFLTKLISGNLYQSWSDKLSLLQTEMKTRGIEMPEITESFTKNDYLTLAEQKLGMEHWEMTQMLWDNYNPNKIWYVIVGIGIITIIALSIYDKMVIKPKEKAELEA from the coding sequence ATGAGTACAGAAAAAAAATCGTTTGTACAAACAGTTGGATCTTTTAATAAAACATTCTGGTTAGGAAGTTTTATGGAACTTATGGAGCGTTGGGCCTGGTATGGAGTTTTTACTCTTTTTGCATTATACCTAGTAGGGTCTACAGATAAAGGCGGATTAGGCTTTAACCATATTCAAAAAGGAAATATAATGTCTGATATTACAGCATTATTGTATTTTCTACCAATATTTACCGGTGTTATTGCAGATAAAATTGGATATAAATTATCCTTAATAATTTCTTACACAATCTTAATTGCAGGATATTTATTAATGGGAGAAGTAAATACTTATTGGGCAATGTATTTTGTATTCTTATTTGTTGCAATTGGAGCCGCAATGTTTAAGCCTGTTGCATCAGCTATTATAACAAAGTCAACTAATAAGTCTAATGGAACTTTAGGTTTTGGAATTTTTTATATGATGGTAAATATAGGTGGGTTTATTGGACCTGCATCATCATCATATTTAAGATCTACTTATGGATGGAAATTAATTTTTATTCAGGCTGCCGTTGTTATTGGTATTAACTTATTATTAGTTTTATTTTTCTTTAAAGAACCTGAAAGAGAAAAAACTGAAAAAGAATCTTTTGGAGCGGCAATAAGAACTTCATTATTAAAAATATGGGAAGCAGTTAAAGACACGAGATTAACTGTTCTATTAATTTTAATGGTTGGTTTCTGGACTATGTTCAACCAATTATTTTACACATTACCAAACTTTATTGAAGACTGGGTAGATTCTTCGGCTTTAAGTACATCAATTAGTAATTTTTGGCCTGGCTTAGGAAACTTATTAAGTGAAAACGGACAAATTAAACCTGAATGGTTTACTAATATAGATGCCTTAATGATTGTAACGCTACAAATGTTTGTTTCTTACTTTGTTATTAAAATGAGACATGTAAGTGCAATGATTCGTGGTTTTATAATTGCTGCCATTGGTATTGGTATTACATTTTATACAAACAATGTAATGTTTACCGTTTTAGGTACAATGATTTTTGCTGTTGGTGAAATGACAACAAACCCAACATTCTCATCATTTATTGCTTTAATATCGCCTAAAGGAAAAGAAGCCTTATATCAAGGAACCTACTTTTTACCTGTTGCAGCCGGTAACTTTTTAACAAAACTTATTTCTGGTAACCTTTACCAGTCTTGGTCAGATAAATTATCATTACTACAAACTGAAATGAAAACCAGAGGTATTGAAATGCCTGAAATAACAGAGTCGTTTACAAAAAATGATTACTTAACGCTAGCTGAACAAAAACTTGGAATGGAACATTGGGAAATGACTCAAATGTTATGGGATAATTACAACCCAAATAAAATATGGTATGTAATTGTTGGTATTGGAATTATAACAATTATAGCCTTATCTATTTACGATAAAATGGTAATTAAACCTAAAGAAAAAGCAGAACTTGAAGCTTAA
- a CDS encoding peptide MFS transporter — protein MSTLTKYKFEGTEMNNKLLMGHPSGLFILFFTEMWERFSYYGMRALLVLFLTSALMDGGWAWSREDALGLYGTYTMLVYFTPIIGGILADRLLGYRNAVALGAFLMTLGHAAMAFDTPWALYLGIGLLIAGNGFFKPNITSIINGVYKNAQGKKDGAFTIFYMGVNAGAFLGIMLCGYVGETYGWHYGFGLAGIFMFLGMLQFWFAQNIFGKVGLKPSKKVDISDAIENEKGKEKSYDDVPASHQRDRYIVVGILAFFTIFFWAAFEQAGGSMTIFAKDYTNRILEGGAANVFRIANTLLTVVPLAIITYVLLQLFKITFKKYALSNTFLGLSFAIIWIIVIVMLKNQFSQTSTEIPASWFGILNSFFIISFAPLFSKIWESKFNPPATVKFGIGLILLGLGFSVLAYGSASIPQGAKTASVSVIWLILAYLLHTLGELSLSPVGLSYVSKLVPGKMIAMMFGLWYIAVGMGNKLAGSMGGMIDEITTKYSMSTFFLIFTIVPIIAGIIIISLTPIMKKLMHGVK, from the coding sequence ATGAGTACACTAACAAAGTATAAATTTGAAGGTACAGAAATGAATAACAAATTATTGATGGGACATCCATCAGGATTATTCATTCTATTCTTTACAGAAATGTGGGAAAGATTCTCCTACTATGGAATGCGAGCTTTGCTTGTATTATTTTTAACCTCCGCTTTAATGGATGGTGGTTGGGCTTGGAGCCGTGAAGATGCTTTAGGTTTATACGGAACATACACAATGTTAGTTTACTTTACCCCTATTATTGGTGGTATTTTAGCAGATAGACTTCTAGGCTACAGAAATGCTGTTGCTTTAGGTGCTTTTTTAATGACCTTAGGACATGCCGCAATGGCGTTTGATACACCTTGGGCATTATACCTTGGTATTGGTTTATTAATTGCTGGTAATGGTTTTTTTAAACCAAATATTACTTCAATTATTAATGGTGTTTATAAAAATGCTCAAGGAAAAAAAGATGGTGCTTTTACCATATTTTATATGGGTGTAAATGCAGGTGCTTTTTTAGGAATAATGTTATGTGGTTATGTTGGTGAAACTTATGGATGGCATTATGGCTTTGGTTTAGCTGGTATTTTTATGTTCTTAGGAATGTTGCAATTTTGGTTTGCACAAAATATTTTTGGTAAAGTAGGCTTAAAACCATCCAAAAAAGTAGATATTTCTGATGCTATTGAAAACGAAAAAGGAAAAGAAAAAAGCTATGATGATGTGCCTGCTAGCCATCAAAGAGATAGATATATTGTTGTAGGTATTTTAGCATTTTTTACTATTTTCTTTTGGGCTGCTTTTGAACAAGCAGGTGGTTCTATGACCATTTTTGCTAAAGATTATACCAATAGAATATTAGAAGGTGGTGCTGCTAATGTTTTTAGAATAGCAAACACCTTATTAACAGTTGTTCCGTTAGCAATTATTACTTATGTTCTTTTACAATTATTCAAAATTACGTTTAAAAAATATGCTTTATCAAATACCTTTTTAGGGCTTAGTTTCGCTATAATTTGGATTATTGTTATTGTAATGTTAAAAAATCAATTTAGTCAAACTTCTACAGAAATTCCTGCTTCTTGGTTTGGTATTTTAAATTCATTCTTTATTATATCATTTGCACCTCTATTTTCTAAAATATGGGAAAGTAAATTTAACCCACCAGCTACTGTTAAATTTGGAATTGGTCTAATATTATTAGGATTAGGTTTTTCAGTTTTAGCATATGGTTCAGCAAGTATTCCTCAAGGAGCAAAAACAGCTTCTGTTAGTGTTATTTGGTTAATATTAGCGTATTTATTACACACTTTAGGTGAACTGAGTTTATCTCCTGTAGGATTATCGTATGTTTCTAAATTAGTACCAGGAAAAATGATTGCAATGATGTTTGGACTATGGTATATCGCTGTAGGTATGGGTAATAAATTAGCGGGTTCAATGGGTGGAATGATTGATGAAATTACTACTAAATATTCTATGAGTACTTTCTTTTTAATTTTTACAATTGTACCAATTATTGCAGGTATAATAATAATATCTTTAACTCCAATTATGAAAAAATTAATGCACGGAGTTAAATAA
- a CDS encoding thioredoxin family protein — protein MKKLLILTIALCSLTVSAQKINWMSLEEAVEAQKVTPKKIFIDAYTVWCGPCKMLDKNTFSNKDVVEYVNENYYAVKFNAEGNETINFKDHTFTNPNYDSSKTGRNSSHQLAGYFGVRAYPTIIFLDEENNLIAPLPGYKTPQQFELYLKLFETDDYKNITAQGDWETYQNNFKYEFKE, from the coding sequence ATGAAAAAATTACTTATTTTAACAATTGCTTTATGTAGCTTAACTGTATCAGCTCAAAAAATAAATTGGATGAGCCTTGAAGAAGCTGTTGAAGCTCAAAAAGTAACTCCTAAAAAAATATTTATAGATGCATATACAGTTTGGTGTGGACCTTGTAAAATGCTAGATAAAAATACCTTTAGCAATAAAGATGTAGTAGAATATGTAAACGAAAACTATTACGCCGTAAAATTTAATGCTGAAGGAAACGAAACTATTAATTTTAAAGACCATACATTTACTAATCCAAATTATGATTCAAGTAAAACTGGTAGAAATAGTTCACATCAATTAGCAGGTTACTTTGGCGTAAGAGCCTACCCTACTATTATATTTTTAGATGAAGAAAATAATTTAATTGCACCGCTACCAGGTTATAAAACACCTCAACAGTTCGAGTTGTACTTAAAATTATTTGAAACAGATGATTATAAAAATATAACAGCACAAGGTGATTGGGAAACTTATCAAAACAATTTTAAATATGAATTTAAAGAATAA